The genomic DNA TATCATCATGTCTGCCAGCAATGAGGCAGAGGCATAGCTCTTTGCTATTGGCATGACGGGAAGCGGGCCGGTCTTGAACTCGTTTGTACCCTTCCGTTTGGCTGTATGGCGCACTATCCTGCGGATATAGAACTTCTCGGGCTCGTGCATAAGGATCTCGGTCACTTCCTCTCCGGGAAGGAGCGTCCACTCTTCCGGATTATACCCTTCGGGATATATATGGACCACCTCACGCTCAAGATTCTCCGGAAGGGATTTTCTCGCAGGATGCTGCTTCCCCGCTTTTTTACGGGCGATGATCGCTTCTCTGGTAGCCTTCAACTCCTTTTCTGCTTCTTCTGCGGCTTCAGCCTCCTGGGGAAGCATGTCAAAGCCTTCAAAATCCAGCCAGCGGTCCTGGGCGTCAGGCTTTATGAACTTTTCCGCCTTCTTACCGTACAACTGCCGTTCAAGATAGGATACACGTTGCTCCAGACTGTTGATTTTTGCTTCCTTTTGGGCGATTATGGCATCCTTGTCAGACAATAAAGCCTCATACACCTCTTTGTCCGCAGCTTTAAGGGGCTGCGTGGACACCATCTCCTTCAACCGGCTGTTTTCTCTATACAGACAGTCGCATTTGTGCATGAGATCCTTTATCAGTAATTCCTTATCGGTTGGCATAATCGTTTAAATATGATGCTAAGATACTAAAAAACAGCCGGAATACGGCATTGTATATGTTATAATTTGTTACAACTACAACCCATGGAAACCACTCCTTTTATAACGCCTGACCTTGCTGCCGTCCATTCCTTGAACCATCATCACAAGGTCATTCCAGAAGGTTTCAATCGCTTTAATCCGACCTTCCTCCGTATTTATGACCGGCAGATGGAAGTGCCCATGTTCCAGCCTCATATGGTATATCACCAGACCACCATATTCCATATGGAGGATTTTCATACAGGTACAATTCGCATTGATAAAAATGAAAGCGTCACCGTCCCGTACATTCTTTCCCATCTGGTTGGTCACGATGCCGCTAAGCGTATAAAAACTCTTACGCATGTCTGTCGGATACGGGTAAAGATAATATCTGTTGGATTCATTCAAAGAAAACATAGGCTAACGGTTTGAATTCAAAAATATCAGGGTTTGCAATACCTCCGGTGACAAAGGGCTGTTCAAGCGGACTGTGACGCCATTGGGATAGGAGATCTCACATAGCGGCTGGGGAATTGGCGACGGGCTGACCGGAGGGGCAGACAGCAGGGATTTCTCCTTATGGGGAAGACTGACCTGGCCCTTACTGTTTACCTTTACCGGGATAAAGCCGCCTTTGCGCAACAGCTTGGAACGCCACTCGTAGAAACGTTTGGGACGAATACATTCATTCGAACAAAAATCCATAACTGACAGTCCGCTCGACTTGAAACGGGAATAAATAGATTCAAAATCTTCCATGGTCCATTGATGTGACATAACAATTGAGCTTTTTTACTTTGATTACAAAAGTAATATCACATTTTTAGAATGAAAGGGGGAGTTTATCGAATGCTTACGTTTCTTCTCCACAGCAATTGTTGTTGCTTCAATATTCTCCTGGCGGAGAGATGATGGGCGGGGCGATGGTCCAGCTTGCTTTTAATTTGGGGAATGCCGTGGGGGCTTATTTTGGAGGATTGTCGATCGAACATGGGGCAGGGCTGGAAAGTACGGCATTGATCGGTTCGTTTTTTGCCCTGTTAGGAACTGCGGTGTTTCTGGTATTCAACTATATGGTGTTTAAACCTCAGAGGAAATTACTTTTAAAGGGGGGAATATAATTTCCGAGGATCAAGACGGCATTTTTGGACATAGAAACAGCCGTCCGAAATCGGGACGGTGTTTTTGGAGATAAAAAACAGCCGTCCGAAATCGGGACGGTGTTTTTGGAGATAAAAAACAGCCGTCCGAAATCGGGACGGTGTTTTTGGAGATAAAAAACAGCCGTCCGAAATCGGGACGGTGTTTTTGGAGATAAAAAACAGCCGTCCGAAATCGGGACGGTGTTTTTGGAGATAAAAAACAGCCGTCCGAAATCGGGACGGTGTTTTTGGAGATAAAAAACAGCCGTCCGAAATCGGGACGGTGTTTTTGGAGATAAAAAACAGCCGTCCGAAATCGGGACGGCTGTTTGGATTTATAATGTCTCTTGTTTCAGTTGTTCGACGAAACGATCGATTCGCTGTAGTTCTTTCGGAATATCGATTCCCTGCGGACAGTGTGGATTACATTGGTTGCAACTAGTACAATGATCCGCTTGGCGGAGTTTCGGTACACTGCGGTCGTACCCGATCAGATAAGCCCGGCGAGCTTCGCGATAGTTTTCATCCTGTCCGCTCTGAGGGACATTCCCCTCGTTCACACATTTATTATAATGAAGCAAAATTCCCGGAATATCGATACCGTAAGGACAAGGCATACAGTATTTGCAGTCGTTACACGGGATGGTCGGATACTGCATCATCAAGTCGGCGGTGTCGAACAAGAAACGGTTTTCCTCTTCCGTCAACGGTTGCAACGGACAGTAGGAGCGGAGGTTGTCTTGCAGGTGCTCCATGTAAGTCATGCCGCTCAGCACGGTGAGCACGCCGGGAAACGAGCCTGCAAACCGAAAAGCCCAGGAGGCGACGCTCCGTCCCGGTTCGCGTTGCTTCAGGCGGGCGACGATATGGTCGTGCACGTTCGAAAGCCGTCCTCCGAGGAGTGGCTCCATGATGATGGCGGGAATCCCCCGTTTCTGTAATTCCCCGTACAGATATTCCGCGTCGGTGTTTCGCGGGTTGATCTCTTTGGCATGTTTCCAGTCCAGGTAATTCAACTGGATCTGGACGAAATCCCATTGATATTCGTCGTGTTTCGAAAGCAAATAATCGAACACCTCTATATCTCCGTGATAGGAGAAACCTAAGTTTCGGATACGTCCTGCCTTGCGTTCTTCGAGCAGGAAGTCGAGTATGCCGTTCTTGACATACCGGTTTTCATAGGCTTCCATACCACCCATGCCGATCCCGTGGAGCAGCATATAATCGAGATAATCGACTTGCAGCTCCTTGAGCGAATTGTTATACATCGCGATAGAGGCTTCGCGGCTCCATGTGTCGGGAGAGAAGTTCGAAAGCTTGGTGGCGATATAATATTTGTCGCGCGGATAGCGGCTGAGGGCGATCCCCATAGCATGTTCCGAACGTCCTTTGCAATAGGCGGGCGAGGTGTCGAAGTAGTTCACACCGTGCTCGATGGCATAGTCAGTCAGCCGGTTGACCATCTCCTGGTCGATTTCGTCATCGCTGTCTCTTGCGCTGTTTTTGGCAATGGTCGGCAGGCGCATGTATCCATAACCGAGGATGGAAACTTTGTCTTTTGTGGACGGCGTCGTGCGGTATGTCATCCGGTCCGTGGGAATAGGGGTGGAGCTTCCCGAACCTGAGGCCATCCCGCTGTCCGAACTGCACCCGGAGAGCAACGGGGCGGTAGTTGCCGTGCTGATTCCTACAATCTTCAGGAAATCGCGACGGTTTATCGCTTGATGATTGTCTTTTTTCATATATGATGATTCTTTTATTTCTTGATCAAATATTCCGGTGTTGTTCGTGTCCTTCCACATATATGGCGCTGAACGGACGCGACGGGCACAGGTTTTCACAGGCTCCGCAGCCGATGCATTTTTCCTCGTTTACGACCGGCAGTTGAGGCGAATCCGGGTCGTTCGGGTCTTTTGCCACCATCAAGATCGCCTGGGTAGGGCAATGGCGGGCACAGTTGCCACAAGTGACGCCGTCCCGGTTGACGATGCAATTTTCCTGAATCAGTACGGCATGTCCGATCTGGATAGCCGTCTTGTCCGCTTTCGTGATCGGACGGATCGCTCCGGTCGGGCAAACTTCCGAACATTTGACGCATTCGGGACGACAGTATCCTCGCTCGTACGATACTTCTGGCTGCATAAATGTTTGAAGGTTCCCCGAAGGACGCAGCACATGGTTCGTACAAACCGATACACAAAGCTGGCACGCGGTGCAATGCTGGGAGAAATTGGCAGCGCTCAGCGAGCCCGGAGGAGTGATCGGGGTTGTCCGGTCCGGTTTCTTTTTATCTTCGATGATGGCCAGTCCGCCGTCGACTTTCTTGTCCGGGAGTTGTACTTTTTCCTGGGCTTTCAGTGTGGCTGAAGTGGCAAGTAATGCCGATACGGTAAAGAATTTGCGACGATCGGGCTTGTCTACGACCGGTTGGTTGGTCTGTGTTTCAGCCTTGTTTGTTTTTCTGCGTGTATATCGGATGGCCCCTTGTCGGCATTTGTCTATGCAGTCCATGCAATCGACACAGCGGCTATAGTCGATCTCGTGTACTTTCGCATTGATACAGGCTGCTTTGCAATTACGGGCACACAAGCCGCAACCATTGCATTTGGACGTATCGATAACCGGTTTGAAAACGGAAAAACGGGAGATCAATCCCAAAAACGTTCCTACCGGGCAGATCGTGTTGCAATAGGTTCGCCCATTCCGCCAGGCAAGTATGATCAGTATAATGAAGGTAACTGTGGCAATGATAAAGGTTGGGAGGCTCCGTAGCCAGACTTCCGTTTCGTAGAAAGCATAATTGTCTGCCCGTTCTGCCAAGTAGGCCAGAAAGTTGTTTCCCCATTGCCAGAGGGGTGCGAATAAGTTAGAGGCGATACGCCCGTAAGCGCTGTAAGGTGCGATCAATGCCGCCCATGCTCCTAACCCGCTGATCATGGCAAGGATAAATATCACCATGGCTCCGTATCTTAACCAGGACAAGGCGGGGGAATAACGGAAACGGTTTTTCTTCCGTTTCCCCGCCAGCCATGAAACAACATCCTGGAATATGCCGAGAGGGCAGATTACAGAGCAGTAAACCCGACCGAAAATCCAGGTCAATACAATGAGAAACAGTACCACGCCGAGGTTGAGTGCCAATACCGCCGGCAGGAACTGTACTTTCGCCAACCACCCGAACCATGCATGCAACGTCCCCGTGAAATCGAGAAACAGTAGGGTTACAAGCGTAAAACAGATAAGTGCAGTTGTAAGTCTGATCGTTCGCAACATAATAAACTCTTTTTAGATAGTCTGTTATTTTATGTTGCAAACATAATAAAAGGAAATGGTTTGCAACTTACACGAATTACGGATTGATGTACCAATATTACGGTTTTGTCAACTTCTGCAAAAAGTCTGGCTGACAAACCTTAGAACTTCAGGCAAGGCCGTCCGCCAATAGGTCCAGCTATGGCCGCCGTCTCGTACTCGGAATTCATGCCTGATCCCTTTCTGCTTCATGACCTGGTGCACCTGCATGTTTCCGTCCAGCAGGCCGTCGTCATCACCGCAATCAATGTAATAACGAATTTTGGGCAAGTTGTTTTGATTCCAGTCGGAAAGGATCTTCAAGACATTGTTTTGCTTCCAGTGTTCGTCTCCCGGCCCGAACAGGCGGTTGAATAAATCCTTGTGCGATTTGTTTTTTCTTGCCTCCATGACTGTGTCGTCGAAAACGGCGGCACTCAACGGAGCACATGCGCAGAACATGTCCGGATGATGCAAGCTGTACAGGAATGATCCGTAGCCACCCATCGACAATCCGGCAATTGCCCGGCTTTCTTTGTCACTGCGAATCCGGTATGTTTTTTCCATATAGGGGATAAGTTCTTCAAAAAACATGTCTTCATAAGGTACTTTTCCATCATACTGGTTGATATACCAAGTGTCCCATGCGTCCGGCATGACGATTATCATCGGCACGGCTTCCTCGTTTGCGATGGCACGGTCGGCAATCGTTTTCATTTGTCCCATCTGTATCCAGTTGGTTTCATTGTCCGTATAACCATGCAAGAGGTAGAGGACCGGGTAATTCCTTTTCGAGGTGTTGTAGTCGGAAGGCAGGTAGATGGAGTAGGAAACTTTCCTACCTAATTTGTTACTTTCGAAAGAGAGCGATTCGAAAACTGTACTTTGCGAATATCCTGCAACGTTGAATAGAAAGCACAGGATACAATAGAGATAAAATTTGTTTTTCATATACTATTAATAATTAGATTTGTTTGTCTGGACAGAGTAAGAATAAGAGAAGAGAGCTTGCCGGAAAACCCATTAGGTTTCGACATACTCTCTTTCCCTTATTGGGAAATTAATCCGCCACCGGATAGGGAAATTCGGTCAACCCTTTGTACATGAATTGATAGGTCGGAACTTCGATTCCCAATTCTTGGGCAGTTCGTACGACATAGCCTGTCAATGTTTCCACTTCGGTGCGATTGCCTTTTTGAAAATCACTGTGCATGGAGGTTGTGGAGTTGTTAGGCATGATCTTCTGGGCGTCGATGGCGGAGAATACTTGACCGTCCGGCAGACGAATCCCTTTGGCTTCTGCCACGCTTTTGAGTTCATAACCTAATGTGATGAACAGATCGATATGGTTATTTACCACTTCGCCAATCGTTTCATTGAAATAGGAGGTGATAGTGGCGGCGGTCGAGATCATGAAGAATTTCTTCCAGATTTCCAAGTCAATGTCATCCGGTATTGTGGTAAGGATACGGGCGTTGGCCAATATATCCTGTAAGTCTTTCTGTCGTTTCTTGTTTCCTTGTTTACTTCCGAAGAACATCCGGTCCTTTATGGTGAACTTTTCCACTCTTCCCGGTCTGACCAAGCGGGAACCGATGTAAACGCATCCTTTCCAAACCTCATTGTTCGGTAATAGCTTTTGTATGCGTTCCGCTATATCCGCTCCGTTCAGCAGGGGAATGATAACCGTATTAGGGCCGATGATCGGAGTCAGCTGAACTATATTCTCCTCCAAGTCGTAGCTTTTGGTACAGCAAAACAGGTAATCGACTGGTCCTATTTCAGCAGGATTGTCGGTT from Parabacteroides merdae ATCC 43184 includes the following:
- a CDS encoding aldo/keto reductase, with translation MKKDNHQAINRRDFLKIVGISTATTAPLLSGCSSDSGMASGSGSSTPIPTDRMTYRTTPSTKDKVSILGYGYMRLPTIAKNSARDSDDEIDQEMVNRLTDYAIEHGVNYFDTSPAYCKGRSEHAMGIALSRYPRDKYYIATKLSNFSPDTWSREASIAMYNNSLKELQVDYLDYMLLHGIGMGGMEAYENRYVKNGILDFLLEERKAGRIRNLGFSYHGDIEVFDYLLSKHDEYQWDFVQIQLNYLDWKHAKEINPRNTDAEYLYGELQKRGIPAIIMEPLLGGRLSNVHDHIVARLKQREPGRSVASWAFRFAGSFPGVLTVLSGMTYMEHLQDNLRSYCPLQPLTEEENRFLFDTADLMMQYPTIPCNDCKYCMPCPYGIDIPGILLHYNKCVNEGNVPQSGQDENYREARRAYLIGYDRSVPKLRQADHCTSCNQCNPHCPQGIDIPKELQRIDRFVEQLKQETL
- a CDS encoding alpha/beta hydrolase; translated protein: MKNKFYLYCILCFLFNVAGYSQSTVFESLSFESNKLGRKVSYSIYLPSDYNTSKRNYPVLYLLHGYTDNETNWIQMGQMKTIADRAIANEEAVPMIIVMPDAWDTWYINQYDGKVPYEDMFFEELIPYMEKTYRIRSDKESRAIAGLSMGGYGSFLYSLHHPDMFCACAPLSAAVFDDTVMEARKNKSHKDLFNRLFGPGDEHWKQNNVLKILSDWNQNNLPKIRYYIDCGDDDGLLDGNMQVHQVMKQKGIRHEFRVRDGGHSWTYWRTALPEVLRFVSQTFCRS
- a CDS encoding 4Fe-4S binding protein, which gives rise to MLRTIRLTTALICFTLVTLLFLDFTGTLHAWFGWLAKVQFLPAVLALNLGVVLFLIVLTWIFGRVYCSVICPLGIFQDVVSWLAGKRKKNRFRYSPALSWLRYGAMVIFILAMISGLGAWAALIAPYSAYGRIASNLFAPLWQWGNNFLAYLAERADNYAFYETEVWLRSLPTFIIATVTFIILIILAWRNGRTYCNTICPVGTFLGLISRFSVFKPVIDTSKCNGCGLCARNCKAACINAKVHEIDYSRCVDCMDCIDKCRQGAIRYTRRKTNKAETQTNQPVVDKPDRRKFFTVSALLATSATLKAQEKVQLPDKKVDGGLAIIEDKKKPDRTTPITPPGSLSAANFSQHCTACQLCVSVCTNHVLRPSGNLQTFMQPEVSYERGYCRPECVKCSEVCPTGAIRPITKADKTAIQIGHAVLIQENCIVNRDGVTCGNCARHCPTQAILMVAKDPNDPDSPQLPVVNEEKCIGCGACENLCPSRPFSAIYVEGHEQHRNI
- a CDS encoding ketopantoate reductase family protein produces the protein MNKTKIAISGIGAVGGYYGGLLAARYKDSEDIDIYFISRGENLEEIRKNGIEVKNTFLTIKAKPTLATDNPAEIGPVDYLFCCTKSYDLEENIVQLTPIIGPNTVIIPLLNGADIAERIQKLLPNNEVWKGCVYIGSRLVRPGRVEKFTIKDRMFFGSKQGNKKRQKDLQDILANARILTTIPDDIDLEIWKKFFMISTAATITSYFNETIGEVVNNHIDLFITLGYELKSVAEAKGIRLPDGQVFSAIDAQKIMPNNSTTSMHSDFQKGNRTEVETLTGYVVRTAQELGIEVPTYQFMYKGLTEFPYPVAD
- the tnpB gene encoding IS66 family insertion sequence element accessory protein TnpB (TnpB, as the term is used for proteins encoded by IS66 family insertion elements, is considered an accessory protein, since TnpC, encoded by a neighboring gene, is a DDE family transposase.), with protein sequence MFSLNESNRYYLYPYPTDMRKSFYTLSGIVTNQMGKNVRDGDAFIFINANCTCMKILHMEYGGLVIYHMRLEHGHFHLPVINTEEGRIKAIETFWNDLVMMVQGMDGSKVRRYKRSGFHGL
- the tnpA gene encoding IS66 family insertion sequence element accessory protein TnpA → MSHQWTMEDFESIYSRFKSSGLSVMDFCSNECIRPKRFYEWRSKLLRKGGFIPVKVNSKGQVSLPHKEKSLLSAPPVSPSPIPQPLCEISYPNGVTVRLNSPLSPEVLQTLIFLNSNR